In Nocardioides cavernae, a single genomic region encodes these proteins:
- the msrB gene encoding peptide-methionine (R)-S-oxide reductase MsrB, translating into MAYDVQKTDEQWREQLDPEEYAVLRQAGTERAFTGEYTDTETEGTYSCKACGSELFTSDTKFHSGCGWPSFYQPMTDTVEYIEDNAHGMKRVEVRCATCGSHLGHVFPDGFGTPTGDRYCINSISITLNEKK; encoded by the coding sequence ATGGCCTACGACGTTCAGAAGACCGACGAGCAGTGGCGTGAGCAGCTCGACCCGGAGGAGTACGCCGTCCTCCGCCAGGCCGGCACGGAGCGCGCGTTCACCGGGGAGTACACCGACACCGAGACCGAGGGCACCTACTCGTGCAAGGCCTGCGGGTCGGAGCTGTTCACCAGCGACACCAAGTTCCACTCCGGCTGCGGCTGGCCGAGCTTCTACCAGCCGATGACCGACACGGTGGAGTACATCGAGGACAACGCCCACGGCATGAAGCGCGTGGAGGTCCGCTGCGCGACGTGCGGCTCGCACCTCGGCCACGTCTTCCCCGACGGCTTCGGCACGCCGACCGGCGACCGCTACTGCATCAACTCGATCAGCATCACGCTCAACGAGAAGAAGTAG
- a CDS encoding DNA polymerase domain-containing protein — protein sequence MAAAKPVMVQAGDREVRVSSPDRVVYEATDSTAEVTKLMVAEYFASVEDGLMRALRDRPTALERWTSGVRPGMKLATGPQDRNADAFYQKRVPKGAPDYLETATITFPSGRTADEICPTEIAVPVWCAHMGTLTFHPWPVRRADVDHPDELRIDLDPQPGTTFADAVRVAGVARELLDDLGMTGFAKTSGNRGIHVYVRIEPKWDFAAVRHAAIAFGRELEKRDDGVTTAWWKEERGERIFVDFNQNTRDRTIASAYSLRPIAGAPVSTPVTWDELAGLTSPADFNLFTVPDRLASDGDPWAAIDDVHHSLQPLLDLWDEHPVELNFPPDHPKMPGEPPRVQPSKKVESHWDADGNRVEGT from the coding sequence ATGGCAGCAGCGAAGCCGGTGATGGTCCAGGCCGGCGATCGGGAGGTTCGCGTCTCCTCGCCCGACCGGGTCGTCTACGAGGCGACCGACTCGACCGCCGAGGTCACCAAGCTGATGGTCGCGGAGTACTTCGCGAGCGTCGAGGACGGCCTGATGCGCGCGTTGCGCGACCGGCCCACGGCGCTCGAGCGGTGGACGTCCGGCGTCCGTCCCGGGATGAAGCTCGCGACCGGCCCGCAGGACCGCAACGCCGACGCGTTCTACCAGAAGCGGGTGCCCAAGGGGGCGCCCGACTACCTCGAGACCGCGACCATCACCTTCCCCTCCGGGCGCACGGCCGACGAGATCTGCCCGACCGAGATCGCCGTGCCGGTCTGGTGCGCCCACATGGGCACGCTGACCTTCCACCCGTGGCCGGTGCGCCGTGCTGACGTGGACCACCCGGACGAGCTGCGGATCGACCTCGACCCGCAGCCGGGCACGACGTTCGCTGACGCCGTACGCGTCGCCGGGGTCGCTCGCGAGCTGCTCGACGACCTCGGCATGACGGGCTTTGCGAAGACCTCGGGCAACCGCGGCATCCACGTCTACGTCCGGATCGAGCCGAAGTGGGACTTCGCAGCAGTCCGCCACGCCGCCATCGCCTTCGGCCGCGAGCTGGAGAAGCGTGACGACGGGGTGACGACCGCGTGGTGGAAGGAGGAACGCGGCGAGCGGATCTTCGTCGACTTCAACCAGAACACCCGCGACCGGACGATCGCGTCGGCGTACTCCCTGCGTCCCATCGCCGGAGCTCCTGTGTCGACGCCGGTGACGTGGGACGAGCTCGCCGGCCTCACCTCGCCCGCCGACTTCAACCTGTTCACCGTCCCCGACCGGCTCGCCTCCGACGGCGACCCCTGGGCGGCGATCGACGACGTGCACCACTCGCTCCAGCCGCTCCTCGACCTCTGGGACGAGCACCCCGTCGAGCTGAACTTCCCGCCCGACCACCCCAAGATGCCCGGCGAGCCGCCCCGTGTGCAGCCGTCGAAGAAGGTCGAGTCCCACTGGGACGCCGACGGCAACCGGGTCGAAGGCACCTGA
- a CDS encoding stealth conserved region 3 domain-containing protein has product MRRARRDGPLDVVYVLFNADGMGGTARSGIEQANALLGLGEGHRVRILSVTRSGDATHYPLADGLEVTYLVDVRPERSVAVSGDHPAELAERESTIVPRSWDALYNALTDAALREALGSIEADVLVTTTPELLAVVAQLAPADVALVHQEHRASSSRVNDLGALLQFAPRADVVVSLTESMSRWLAGRLGGAAPELQVIPNPLPSHPQPRSLLDQKTFVTAGRLAPEKQFEHVVGAFWRIHEQLPGWTLTIWGDGPRADNLAAQVRKLGLEDRVRLPGSTDDLAVEWARTSVAVLASRGEGYPLVLQEAMSAGVPPVSYDCPSGPREMITHDVDGLLVPPASKAALAAAMLRIATDDDLRSSIGAAALERSHRWDGEVLARQWVATFRTAVARRADPLAPRRVLHGLRPGPLGDLPETTGAAGVTPAQARTTSLRALTSAAATTGEGWFVVPARGLDPHPVVVVPSSRRSAFLSALATGSVPDWLSVRDPAERGWPERRGTVAVMTEELARTRTATLFLEPWPMRGGHDGVLGEGVEVGVQFWEESPDGDLLAPGPNRYGDRVPAGTPRTTITVEDVEVPTLEVMALPTIDDCRFDVDVVYTWVDGDDEAWLAARDERIRELGGTPSARAGGASRYRSRDELRYSMRSIHLFAPWVRRIHLVTAGQVPSWLDTTHDRVRVVDHREILPESALPTFSSHAIETRLHAVPDLAEHFVYVNDDVFLGRPRRPEHFFRPGGQYAAFVADHRAIGLPGTDDRPYLTAAQNNRRVLADAFGVALTHTMMHSPHPQRRTTLEEIAARFPAEVERTTHAPFRSETDLSMLSSFAQTYGLITGQAFRAGAHHGYVDLGHQQLPVQLRQMHRRDRDFFCIADNLLAAFDEERADGLLHEFLEQYFPIPAPWEQ; this is encoded by the coding sequence ATGCGCCGAGCGCGCCGCGACGGGCCGCTCGACGTCGTCTACGTCCTCTTCAACGCCGACGGGATGGGCGGCACCGCCCGCTCCGGGATCGAGCAGGCCAACGCCCTCCTCGGCCTCGGCGAGGGTCACCGCGTCCGCATCCTCAGCGTCACGCGCAGCGGCGACGCGACCCACTACCCGCTGGCCGACGGCCTCGAGGTCACCTACCTCGTCGACGTACGCCCCGAGCGTTCCGTCGCGGTCTCCGGCGACCACCCGGCCGAGCTCGCCGAGCGCGAGTCCACGATCGTGCCGCGCAGCTGGGACGCCCTCTACAACGCCCTCACCGACGCCGCCCTGCGCGAGGCGCTCGGCAGCATCGAGGCCGACGTCCTCGTCACCACCACACCGGAGCTGCTGGCGGTGGTCGCCCAGCTCGCCCCCGCCGACGTCGCGCTGGTGCACCAGGAGCACCGGGCCTCCTCGAGCCGGGTCAACGACCTCGGCGCGCTGCTGCAGTTCGCCCCGCGGGCCGACGTCGTCGTCTCGCTGACGGAGTCGATGTCGCGCTGGCTGGCCGGACGCCTCGGCGGCGCCGCCCCCGAGCTGCAGGTCATCCCCAACCCGCTGCCCTCGCACCCGCAGCCGCGCTCCCTGCTCGACCAGAAGACGTTCGTCACGGCCGGCCGGCTGGCGCCGGAGAAGCAGTTCGAGCACGTCGTCGGCGCCTTCTGGCGCATCCACGAGCAGCTGCCGGGCTGGACGCTCACGATCTGGGGCGACGGGCCCCGCGCCGACAACCTCGCCGCGCAGGTGCGCAAGCTCGGGCTCGAGGACCGCGTCCGCCTCCCCGGCTCGACCGATGACCTCGCCGTCGAGTGGGCGCGCACGAGCGTGGCCGTCCTCGCCTCCCGCGGCGAGGGCTACCCGCTCGTCCTGCAGGAGGCGATGTCGGCGGGCGTGCCCCCGGTGTCGTACGACTGCCCGTCCGGCCCACGCGAGATGATCACCCACGACGTCGACGGGCTCCTCGTGCCGCCGGCGTCCAAGGCGGCCCTCGCCGCCGCGATGCTCCGGATCGCCACCGACGACGACCTGCGCAGCAGCATCGGCGCCGCCGCGCTGGAGCGCTCGCACCGCTGGGACGGCGAGGTGCTGGCCCGGCAGTGGGTCGCGACCTTCCGCACCGCGGTCGCGCGCCGCGCCGACCCGCTCGCCCCGCGCCGGGTGCTGCACGGCCTCCGCCCCGGTCCGCTCGGCGACCTGCCCGAGACCACCGGGGCCGCGGGCGTCACCCCGGCCCAGGCGCGTACGACGTCCCTGCGGGCGCTCACGTCCGCGGCCGCCACGACCGGCGAGGGCTGGTTCGTGGTGCCGGCCCGCGGGCTCGACCCGCACCCCGTGGTGGTCGTCCCGTCGTCACGCCGCAGCGCATTCCTGTCCGCGCTGGCCACCGGGTCGGTGCCCGACTGGCTGTCGGTGCGCGACCCGGCCGAGCGCGGCTGGCCAGAGCGCCGCGGCACCGTCGCGGTGATGACCGAGGAGCTCGCCCGCACCCGCACGGCGACGCTCTTCCTCGAGCCGTGGCCGATGCGCGGCGGGCACGACGGCGTGCTCGGGGAGGGCGTCGAGGTCGGCGTGCAGTTCTGGGAGGAGTCGCCTGACGGCGACCTGCTCGCGCCCGGCCCGAACCGCTACGGCGACCGGGTGCCCGCCGGCACGCCCCGCACCACCATCACGGTCGAGGACGTCGAGGTGCCGACCCTCGAGGTGATGGCGCTGCCGACGATCGACGACTGCCGCTTCGACGTCGACGTCGTCTACACGTGGGTCGACGGCGACGACGAGGCCTGGCTCGCCGCCCGCGACGAACGGATCCGCGAGCTCGGCGGCACCCCGAGCGCCCGCGCCGGTGGCGCCTCGCGCTACCGCAGCCGCGACGAGCTGCGCTACTCGATGCGCAGCATCCACCTCTTCGCGCCGTGGGTGCGACGGATCCACCTGGTCACCGCCGGCCAGGTCCCGTCGTGGCTCGACACCACGCACGACCGGGTGCGGGTCGTCGACCACCGCGAGATCCTGCCGGAGTCGGCGCTGCCGACCTTCAGCTCGCACGCGATCGAGACCCGTCTGCACGCGGTGCCCGACCTCGCCGAGCACTTCGTCTACGTCAACGACGACGTCTTCCTCGGGCGCCCGCGACGTCCCGAGCACTTCTTCCGTCCCGGTGGCCAGTACGCCGCCTTCGTCGCCGACCACCGCGCGATCGGCCTCCCCGGCACCGACGACCGCCCCTACCTGACCGCGGCGCAGAACAACCGCCGCGTGCTCGCCGACGCGTTCGGGGTCGCGCTGACCCACACGATGATGCACAGCCCGCACCCGCAGCGGCGTACGACGCTGGAGGAGATCGCCGCCCGCTTCCCGGCCGAGGTCGAGCGCACCACGCACGCGCCGTTCCGCTCCGAGACCGACCTGTCGATGCTGTCGTCGTTCGCGCAGACCTACGGGCTGATCACCGGCCAGGCCTTCCGCGCCGGCGCCCACCACGGCTACGTCGACCTCGGCCACCAGCAGCTGCCCGTCCAGCTGCGGCAGATGCACCGCCGCGACCGCGACTTCTTCTGCATCGCCGACAACCTCCTCGCCGCCTTCGACGAGGAACGCGCCGACGGCCTGCTCCACGAGTTCCTCGAGCAGTACTTCCCGATCCCCGCCCCCTGGGAGCAGTGA
- a CDS encoding sulfotransferase family protein, whose product MPTSSTPLVLVSGSGRSGTSSLAGTLKRLGLHVPQPEVKASETNPRGFYEPQWVIDFHKRHLKELALFNIDSRPAAVDIVARHVGTGVPTGELHEWLSGQLAEYDQVADQIVVKDPHAFWFAQVWEVVSAELGADLRWLTALRHPAEVVGSRDIAYLSSQSEELRLTKETSNVAGWVHAALLTEQAGRGSKRSFVRYADLLADWRAALTPVQQQLALEFNADLAATDHHPVDDFIEPSMRKSQLTWDDVRTPDWLRDMAEEVWQLLGVLTTTPHDVDTLARLDDIHEDYRTRYADAVALTFDHTKAESTLAGRQARDAQRATVQQLRRDLEKARRAPEPTVGGREAAAILRRAVVRRVTRR is encoded by the coding sequence ATGCCGACGTCCTCCACCCCGCTCGTCCTGGTGTCCGGTTCCGGGCGTAGCGGCACGAGCTCCCTCGCCGGCACCCTGAAGCGGCTCGGCCTCCACGTGCCGCAGCCCGAGGTCAAGGCGTCGGAGACCAACCCGCGCGGCTTCTACGAGCCGCAGTGGGTCATCGACTTCCACAAGCGCCACCTCAAGGAGCTCGCGCTCTTCAACATCGACAGCCGCCCGGCCGCCGTCGACATCGTCGCGCGCCACGTCGGCACCGGCGTCCCGACCGGTGAGCTGCACGAGTGGCTGTCCGGCCAGCTGGCCGAGTACGACCAGGTGGCCGACCAGATCGTGGTCAAGGATCCGCACGCGTTCTGGTTCGCCCAGGTGTGGGAGGTCGTCAGCGCCGAGCTGGGCGCCGACCTGCGCTGGCTCACCGCGCTGCGCCACCCCGCCGAGGTCGTCGGCTCCCGCGACATCGCCTACCTGTCCAGCCAGTCCGAGGAGCTGCGGCTCACCAAGGAGACGTCCAACGTCGCCGGCTGGGTGCACGCTGCACTCCTCACCGAGCAGGCCGGCCGCGGCTCCAAGCGCTCGTTCGTGAGGTACGCCGACCTCCTGGCCGACTGGCGCGCGGCGCTCACGCCCGTGCAGCAGCAGCTCGCTCTCGAGTTCAACGCCGACCTCGCCGCGACTGACCACCACCCGGTCGACGACTTCATCGAGCCGTCGATGCGCAAGTCGCAGCTCACCTGGGACGACGTCCGCACCCCCGACTGGCTGCGCGACATGGCGGAGGAGGTCTGGCAGCTGCTCGGCGTGCTCACCACCACGCCGCACGACGTCGACACGCTCGCGCGGCTCGACGACATCCACGAGGACTACCGCACGCGCTACGCGGACGCCGTCGCGCTCACCTTCGACCACACCAAGGCCGAGTCCACCCTCGCCGGGCGCCAGGCGCGCGACGCGCAGCGGGCGACAGTCCAGCAGCTGCGCCGCGACCTCGAGAAGGCCCGACGTGCTCCCGAGCCCACCGTCGGGGGCCGCGAGGCGGCTGCCATCCTCCGCCGCGCCGTCGTACGCCGCGTCACGCGCCGCTGA
- a CDS encoding ATP-dependent DNA ligase, with product MDLPVMPPVQPMLAKSVSGVPDPAKHGGLSFEPKWDGFRCLVFKDGDEVELASRNTKPLTRYFPEVVEAVRRQLPERIVLDGEIFVGLQGPDGWRLEFETLQERIHPAASRVDKLSVETPAGFVAFDLLALGDESFMDRRLSERRAALVEALGHLDGSGPCFLTRTTEDPAEAERWFEEFEGAGLDGVVAKPLGSAYEPNKRTMLKIKHERTADVVLAGYREHKTSTPEEPLIGSLLLGLYDDDGELQHIGVSASFTATRRAELWHELQPLVCDIADHPWGRWNEFLTANPDRVPGTQSRWSAGKDLGFTALRPERVLEVKYDHMEGRRFRHTAHFKRWRPDRDPEGCGYGQLDEPAGYDLTRILSTDPGGES from the coding sequence GTGGACCTTCCCGTGATGCCGCCGGTGCAGCCGATGCTCGCCAAGAGCGTGAGCGGCGTCCCCGACCCGGCGAAGCACGGCGGCCTGAGCTTCGAGCCCAAGTGGGACGGCTTCCGCTGCCTGGTCTTCAAGGACGGCGACGAGGTCGAGCTCGCCAGCCGCAACACCAAGCCGCTCACCCGCTACTTCCCCGAGGTCGTCGAGGCCGTACGCCGCCAGCTGCCCGAGCGCATCGTGCTCGACGGAGAGATCTTCGTCGGTCTGCAGGGCCCGGACGGGTGGCGGCTGGAGTTCGAGACCCTCCAGGAGCGGATCCACCCCGCCGCGAGCCGGGTCGACAAGCTCTCGGTCGAGACACCCGCAGGCTTCGTCGCCTTCGACCTGCTGGCGCTCGGCGACGAGTCCTTCATGGACCGCCGGCTCTCCGAGCGCCGCGCCGCGCTGGTCGAGGCGCTCGGCCACCTCGACGGCAGCGGACCGTGCTTCCTCACCCGCACCACCGAGGACCCCGCCGAGGCGGAGCGGTGGTTCGAGGAGTTCGAGGGCGCGGGGCTCGACGGCGTCGTCGCCAAGCCACTCGGGTCGGCGTACGAGCCCAACAAGCGCACCATGCTCAAGATCAAGCACGAGCGCACGGCCGACGTCGTCCTCGCCGGCTACCGCGAGCACAAGACCTCGACCCCCGAGGAGCCACTGATCGGCTCGCTCCTCCTCGGCCTGTACGACGACGACGGCGAGCTGCAGCACATCGGCGTCTCGGCCAGCTTCACCGCCACGCGGCGCGCCGAGCTCTGGCACGAGCTGCAGCCGCTGGTCTGCGACATCGCCGACCACCCGTGGGGCCGGTGGAACGAGTTCCTCACCGCCAACCCCGACCGCGTCCCCGGCACCCAGAGCCGGTGGAGCGCCGGCAAGGACCTCGGGTTCACCGCCCTGCGCCCCGAGCGGGTGCTGGAGGTGAAGTACGACCACATGGAGGGTCGGCGGTTCCGGCACACCGCCCACTTCAAGAGGTGGCGCCCCGACCGCGACCCGGAGGGCTGCGGCTACGGCCAGCTCGACGAGCCGGCGGGCTACGACCTCACTAGAATTCTCAGTACCGACCCCGGAGGCGAGTCATGA
- a CDS encoding ABC transporter permease, with protein MINTTIAKLALQALLGRRRFFLLLAFPVLLIGLVALVTALVDGDAAYEVLPNLGYPLVLPLVAILAASSVLGPEVDDGSIVYLLSKPVNRYGIAISKWLVALGATLAAGALPILVAALITGDSTRAMALFVGAVVAGTAYSALFLAISAVTRHAVIASLMFVLIWESLLGNLFSGIAWLSIGQWGLRIGHEISSALPDPANLGYAIIASLVVTVVGAWFAGDRLRSFSLTGDE; from the coding sequence ATGATCAACACGACCATTGCCAAGCTCGCTCTGCAGGCACTGCTGGGCCGACGCCGCTTCTTCCTGCTGCTCGCCTTCCCGGTGCTGCTCATCGGCCTGGTCGCGCTCGTCACGGCGCTCGTCGACGGCGACGCGGCCTACGAGGTGCTGCCCAACCTCGGCTACCCGCTCGTGCTCCCGCTCGTCGCGATCCTCGCGGCGTCCTCGGTCCTCGGCCCCGAGGTCGACGACGGCTCGATCGTCTACCTGCTCTCCAAGCCGGTGAATCGCTACGGCATCGCGATCAGCAAGTGGCTGGTGGCGCTCGGCGCCACCCTGGCCGCCGGGGCCCTGCCGATCCTCGTCGCCGCCCTCATCACCGGCGACAGCACCCGGGCGATGGCGTTGTTCGTCGGTGCCGTCGTCGCGGGGACGGCGTACTCCGCGCTCTTCCTCGCGATCTCCGCGGTCACCCGGCACGCCGTCATCGCGTCGCTGATGTTCGTGCTGATCTGGGAGAGCCTGCTCGGCAACCTGTTCAGCGGCATCGCCTGGCTGAGCATCGGCCAGTGGGGCCTGCGCATCGGCCACGAGATCTCCAGCGCCCTGCCGGACCCCGCCAACCTGGGCTACGCGATCATCGCCAGCCTCGTCGTGACGGTCGTCGGGGCGTGGTTCGCCGGCGACCGGCTGCGCTCGTTCTCCCTCACCGGCGACGAGTAG
- a CDS encoding ABC transporter ATP-binding protein: MSTLVLDSASRWFGNVVAVNDVSLSIGPGVTGLLGPNGAGKTTLMAMMSGFLAPSAGHVTLDGQPVWRNTETYRQIGLVPERELSFGYLTGRQFVRANADLHRLREAAAATERILEVVDMVEPAGRRLDTYSKGMRQRIKIAAALVHDPTVLLLDEPFNGVDPRQRMHLMDLLRRLGDEGRTVLFSSHILEEVERLARHIEVVVSGRHAASGDFGAIRRLMTDRPVQYAVQSSDNRSLASVLMAQESVRAVSLRGDQLDVQVGDLGSFAVDLPRLARQHDVTLFELSPSDESLESVFAYLVAR, encoded by the coding sequence ATGAGCACCCTCGTCCTCGACTCCGCGTCGCGCTGGTTCGGCAACGTCGTCGCGGTCAACGACGTCTCGCTGTCCATCGGCCCCGGCGTGACCGGCCTGCTGGGCCCCAACGGCGCGGGCAAGACCACGCTGATGGCGATGATGTCGGGCTTCCTCGCCCCGTCCGCCGGCCACGTGACGCTCGATGGCCAGCCGGTCTGGCGCAACACCGAGACCTACCGCCAGATCGGCCTCGTGCCCGAGCGCGAGCTGAGCTTCGGCTACCTCACCGGTCGCCAGTTCGTCCGCGCCAACGCCGACCTGCACCGACTGCGCGAAGCAGCCGCCGCCACTGAGCGGATCCTCGAGGTGGTCGACATGGTCGAGCCGGCAGGCCGACGCCTCGACACCTACTCCAAGGGCATGCGGCAGCGCATCAAGATCGCGGCGGCGCTGGTCCACGACCCGACCGTCCTGCTGCTCGACGAGCCGTTCAACGGCGTCGACCCGCGCCAGCGGATGCACCTGATGGACCTCCTGCGGCGGCTCGGTGACGAAGGGCGCACGGTGCTCTTCAGCTCCCACATCCTCGAGGAGGTCGAGCGGCTCGCCCGCCACATCGAGGTCGTCGTCTCCGGCCGGCACGCCGCCTCCGGCGACTTCGGCGCGATCCGCCGCCTGATGACCGACCGGCCGGTGCAGTACGCCGTCCAGTCGAGCGACAACCGCAGCCTCGCCTCCGTGCTGATGGCGCAGGAGTCGGTGCGCGCGGTCAGCCTGCGAGGCGACCAGCTCGACGTCCAGGTCGGTGACCTCGGCAGCTTCGCGGTGGACCTCCCCCGGCTGGCCCGGCAGCACGACGTGACCCTGTTCGAGCTCTCCCCCAGCGACGAGTCGCTGGAGAGCGTCTTCGCCTACCTGGTGGCCCGATGA
- a CDS encoding ABC transporter permease, whose protein sequence is MSDLSPDAGRPGVIHDLGYRHFDGVREGTPAIARTLFVTGLRHAYGLGRSGKSKVMPFLLLAMSLLPATIVVGVVVLTGLGELPVSYADYTNQTQLLVSLFAASQAPVLFSRDLRHRSIVLYLARPLAAPVFALVRWMSLTLAIFLFTAIPTVVLFAGAMLSGLDKSDQTTSVLKAIALQVLLALMVAGVSGLISSVSLRRGFAVVGSVMALIVLTGIVTVMQNIAYYEGDSESVSVGVGLLSPWSLYNGLANAWDAGVDTPVPVDGAWVPAYAIVAVLLAAACLLGLVARFRKVGSR, encoded by the coding sequence GTGTCTGACCTCTCACCCGACGCCGGTCGTCCCGGCGTCATCCACGACCTCGGCTACCGCCACTTCGACGGCGTCCGTGAGGGCACCCCGGCGATCGCCCGCACCCTCTTCGTCACCGGCCTGCGCCACGCCTACGGCCTGGGCCGGTCGGGCAAGTCGAAGGTGATGCCGTTCCTCCTGCTCGCCATGTCGCTCCTGCCGGCCACGATCGTCGTCGGCGTCGTCGTGCTCACCGGCCTCGGCGAGCTCCCGGTGTCCTACGCCGACTACACGAACCAGACCCAGCTGCTCGTGAGCCTCTTCGCCGCCTCGCAGGCGCCGGTGCTGTTCTCCCGCGACCTGCGCCACCGCTCGATCGTGCTCTACCTCGCCCGCCCTCTGGCGGCACCGGTCTTCGCGCTCGTCCGGTGGATGTCCCTGACGCTCGCGATCTTCCTCTTCACCGCCATCCCGACCGTGGTGCTCTTCGCGGGCGCGATGTTGTCGGGGCTCGACAAGAGCGACCAGACGACCTCCGTGCTCAAGGCGATCGCGCTGCAGGTCCTGCTCGCCCTGATGGTCGCCGGCGTCAGCGGGCTCATCTCGTCGGTGTCCCTGCGGCGTGGCTTCGCCGTCGTCGGTTCGGTGATGGCGCTCATCGTCCTCACCGGCATCGTCACCGTGATGCAGAACATCGCCTACTACGAGGGCGACAGCGAGTCGGTGTCGGTCGGCGTCGGCCTGCTCTCACCGTGGTCCCTCTACAACGGCCTCGCCAACGCCTGGGACGCCGGTGTCGACACCCCGGTGCCGGTCGACGGCGCGTGGGTGCCGGCGTACGCCATCGTGGCGGTGCTGCTCGCTGCCGCCTGCCTGCTCGGCCTGGTCGCCCGCTTCCGGAAGGTGGGTTCGCGATGA
- a CDS encoding ABC transporter ATP-binding protein yields MTGELMGHPPVISTAGLTKHYGTVHALTDLTVDVGEGVTGLVGANGAGKSTLIKILLGLLEPTGGHARVLGHDIEQESQEIRRLVGYMPEHDCLPPDVSASDFVVHMARMSGLGASAARERAADVLRHVGLDEERYRPMGGYSTGMKQRAKLAQALAHDPRLVFLDEPTNGLDPAARTDMLRLVQRIGSDFGIAVLVTSHLLGELEQVSDHVIVLDGGHLLRSSATGDFLQRTGSLLVEVVGTEAERDRLGEALAQRGLTCRPRGAMVAIDPPPPELAEGGAVHDLIRDVAADLGLGLMRLQPDRRHLEDVFLEGGTRV; encoded by the coding sequence GTGACGGGGGAACTCATGGGGCACCCGCCGGTCATCTCGACCGCCGGCCTCACCAAGCACTACGGAACGGTCCACGCGCTGACCGACCTCACGGTCGACGTCGGCGAGGGTGTGACGGGACTCGTCGGCGCCAACGGCGCAGGCAAGTCGACGCTCATCAAGATCCTGCTCGGGCTGCTCGAGCCCACGGGCGGGCACGCACGCGTGCTCGGCCACGACATCGAGCAGGAGAGCCAGGAGATCCGGCGGCTCGTCGGCTACATGCCCGAGCACGACTGCCTGCCACCCGACGTCAGCGCCAGCGACTTCGTCGTCCACATGGCGCGGATGTCGGGCCTGGGGGCATCAGCGGCCCGCGAGCGCGCCGCCGACGTGCTGCGCCACGTCGGCCTCGACGAGGAGCGCTACCGGCCGATGGGCGGCTACTCCACCGGCATGAAGCAGCGCGCCAAGCTCGCCCAGGCGCTGGCCCACGACCCGCGGCTGGTCTTCCTCGACGAGCCGACCAACGGCCTCGACCCCGCCGCCCGCACCGACATGCTGCGGCTCGTGCAGCGCATTGGCAGCGACTTCGGCATCGCCGTCCTCGTCACCTCCCACCTGCTCGGCGAGCTCGAGCAGGTCAGCGACCACGTCATCGTCCTCGACGGCGGCCACCTGCTGCGGAGCAGCGCCACCGGCGACTTCCTGCAGCGGACCGGCAGCCTGCTGGTCGAGGTGGTCGGCACCGAGGCCGAGCGCGACCGGCTCGGCGAGGCGCTCGCCCAGCGCGGGCTCACGTGTCGTCCCCGCGGGGCGATGGTCGCGATCGACCCGCCTCCGCCGGAGCTCGCCGAGGGCGGGGCCGTCCACGACCTGATCCGCGACGTCGCCGCCGACCTCGGCCTGGGCCTGATGCGCCTGCAGCCCGACCGGCGCCACCTCGAGGACGTCTTCCTCGAAGGAGGCACCCGTGTCTGA